DNA sequence from the Corynebacterium freneyi genome:
CGAGATCGAGGCCGCGGTGCCGGAGACCTGCATCCTGGGTTCGAACACCTCGACCCTGCCGATCACCGAGCTGGCGTCCCACGTCAAGCGCGAGAAGGACTTCATCGGCCTGCACTTCTTCTCCCCGGTGGACAAGATGCAGCTGCTGGAGATCATCTCCGGCGACAACACCGACCCGGCCGTCCTGGCCGCGGCGCTGGACTTCTCGGTGCAGATCCGCAAGATCCCGATCGTGGTCACCGACTCCCGCGGCTTCTACACCTCCCGCGTCATCGGCACCGTGATCAACGAGGCGATCCGCATGGTCGCCGAGGGCTACGAGCCGGCGACCGTCGAGGCCGCCGCCCGCCAGGCCGGTTACCCGGCGGCGCAGCTGCAGCTGGCCGACGAGCTGAACCTGAAGCTGATGAAGAAGATCAGCGAGGAGAACGCGGCCGCCGCCCGCAGCCGTGGCGAGACCATCGACGACGGCGGCGTGTCCACCCTGGTCAACCGCATGCTCGACGACTTCGACCGTCCGGGCAAGCTCGAGGGCCGCGGCTTCTACGAATACGACAACGGTCGTCGTCAGGGCCTGTGGGACGGTCTGCGCACCGAGCTCGGCGCCGGTTCCATTCCCGCCGAGGACGTGGTCCTGCAGGATCTCATCGACCGCATGCTGTTCATCGAGGCCGTCGAGACCCAGAAGTGCTTCGACGAGGGCGTGGTCCTGCACGACGCCGACGCCAACATCGGTTCGATCTTCGGCATCGGCTACCCGGCGTGGACCGGCGGCACCCGTCAGTTCATCAAGAACTACGACGGCGTCGGCGCCGATGGTTCGCCGCAGCGTGGCGTGGAGGGCTTCGTCGCCCGCGCCGAGGAGCTGGCCGCGAAGTACGGTGAGCGTTTCGCTCCGCCGGCGTCGCTGAAGGGCTAGTCCCGAACCGCCCGCCACCGTCGGGCCGGGCGCCCCCTCCGGGCGTCATCCGGTGTCGGCGGCGGCCGTTGAACCGGCCATCCGCATCATGCGGGTGGCCGGTTTCGTGGTTGGCGCGACCGTGCCCGCCCCCTCCGCCCGCGCTTTCCGGAGCCGCGTCGGATCTCCGTTCCCCTGCCACGGTCGCCATGGGGCGGTACACTCACCCCATATGCCCCATGCACCACATCTGGCGCACAGGGCGATTTCAATCACATACGTCACACGAGTTTTTGCTTGACGACAGCCACCCGAGAACCCACGCCACTCGGGTTTACGCCTCGTCGTAAAGCAAAAACCAGCTGAGAGACTTTCTCATCCGACTTTTATAACGGCACGGCAACGATTAAGCTGTGCATGTTGTTATCGCGGCCGGAACCACCCGGTCGCTTCGTCGTCACCACGAAGGCAGCCCCATGCGAATCCGTTCCGTTCTGGCCACTCTCGCCGCCACCGCCGTCGCCGCCGTCACCCTGCCGATGGCCGCGCAGGCCGCGCCCGGAAACACCGTCGTCTTCGGCGACTCCCTGCCGGCCAATCCGACCCTCGGCGACTGGCTGACCGCCAAGGGCGCCCCCATCCCGGGCGGCCGCGTCAACGAGATGGGCTGCGGCACCGACTTCCTGTTCTCCAACGCGGTCGGTGCCGCCAACAACACCCCCGTCGCCGACTACACCTGCGCCGGCTCCTCCTTCCGCACCGGCGGCATCCCGATCTCCGAGCAGATCAACCGCGCCACCGCCACCGGCGCACTCGACCGCGGCACGCGCGAGGTCGTCATCCTCGCCGGCGCCAACGACACCTACCCGTACATCGCCAACGAGCGCATGCCCATGCCGCAGATCCAGGAGAACCTCCGCGTCGCCGCCCGCGACGCCATCAACCAGATCAAGCACGTGGCCCCGCAGGCCAAGGTGAAGATCGCCGGCTACCCGACCGTCTCCGGCCCCAACGGCGAGGTCTGCCTGATCAACACCGGCGGCGTCGGCGTGCCGACCCCGGCCGTCAACCTCCGCGAGATCGAGGACGGCCTCGACGCCGCCCTGGCCCAGGCCGCCGGCGACACCGGCGTCCAGTTCGTCAGCCTCAAGGCCGCCACCGCCGACCACGGCACCTGCGACGCCGACAACTGGGTCGTCGGCGTCATCGACGACAGCATCGGCGACTACAACCTGTTC
Encoded proteins:
- a CDS encoding GDSL-type esterase/lipase family protein; translation: MRIRSVLATLAATAVAAVTLPMAAQAAPGNTVVFGDSLPANPTLGDWLTAKGAPIPGGRVNEMGCGTDFLFSNAVGAANNTPVADYTCAGSSFRTGGIPISEQINRATATGALDRGTREVVILAGANDTYPYIANERMPMPQIQENLRVAARDAINQIKHVAPQAKVKIAGYPTVSGPNGEVCLINTGGVGVPTPAVNLREIEDGLDAALAQAAGDTGVQFVSLKAATADHGTCDADNWVVGVIDDSIGDYNLFVHMTNHGVQVAGDHVGRA